Proteins found in one Thermopolyspora flexuosa genomic segment:
- a CDS encoding flavin monoamine oxidase family protein: protein MTPRLTASTPREADVVVIGAGLSGLVTARLLHRAGLRVLVLEAKNRVGGRLLTTTTTAGVALDAGGAWVGPGQDAVLALLDELGIALIPQYTAGHNLLRIGGRTHRYRGDLPRLGPAALLDLARARRAVDRMARRLGPPPLTGPYAARLDTWTVAAWLDRHVHTRAARLILQVATAASFACRPEELSLLAFAAHVGGNGGLSRLIGVRDGALAHRIAGGAATLTARLANELTGRILLGHPVTRITRTADHATVTVPGRTPITARRVVIAMDPATARTIAHDPPLPPPRADLQTRWQTGSGVKAHLVYPRPWWRDLGLTGAAVTDTGTVRLTFDVSPPGDGSGILLVLLGLPLIDDPALLHPDARDRRRRKIVDDLTALFGPKARDPIEYREQDWSAEPWQTGCLPRVPPGLLGTHHAWLTRPIGPLHWAGSETSYLGEGHMDGAVRSAHRAATEVLDSLDCKAHGAL, encoded by the coding sequence ATGACGCCCCGGCTCACCGCGTCCACGCCACGCGAGGCCGACGTCGTCGTGATCGGTGCCGGCCTGTCCGGCCTCGTCACCGCGAGACTCCTGCACCGTGCGGGCCTCCGCGTCCTCGTCCTGGAGGCCAAGAACCGGGTCGGCGGCCGCCTGCTCACCACGACCACGACCGCCGGCGTCGCCCTGGACGCCGGCGGTGCCTGGGTGGGACCCGGCCAGGACGCGGTCCTGGCCCTGCTCGACGAACTCGGCATCGCCCTCATCCCGCAGTACACCGCAGGCCACAACCTGCTGCGCATCGGCGGCCGCACCCACCGCTACCGCGGCGACCTCCCGCGGCTCGGCCCGGCCGCGCTGCTCGACCTCGCCCGCGCCCGCCGGGCCGTCGACCGCATGGCCCGCCGCCTCGGCCCACCCCCGTTGACCGGCCCCTACGCCGCCCGCCTCGACACCTGGACCGTGGCGGCCTGGCTCGACCGCCACGTGCACACCCGCGCCGCCCGCCTCATCCTGCAGGTCGCGACCGCGGCGAGCTTCGCCTGCCGTCCCGAAGAGCTGTCCCTCCTCGCCTTCGCCGCCCACGTCGGCGGCAACGGCGGCCTGTCCCGCCTGATCGGGGTACGCGACGGCGCCCTCGCCCACCGCATCGCCGGCGGCGCCGCCACCCTCACGGCCCGCCTGGCCAACGAGCTGACCGGCCGCATCCTGCTCGGCCACCCGGTCACCCGCATCACCCGCACCGCCGACCACGCCACCGTGACCGTGCCCGGCCGTACCCCCATCACGGCCCGTCGCGTCGTGATCGCCATGGACCCGGCCACCGCCCGCACCATCGCCCACGACCCGCCCCTGCCGCCCCCACGCGCCGACCTGCAGACCCGGTGGCAGACCGGCAGCGGCGTCAAAGCCCACCTCGTCTACCCCCGTCCGTGGTGGCGCGACCTCGGCCTCACCGGCGCCGCGGTCACCGACACCGGCACCGTCCGCCTCACCTTCGACGTCTCACCCCCGGGCGACGGCTCCGGCATCCTCCTCGTCCTGCTCGGCCTCCCCCTGATCGACGACCCCGCCCTCCTCCACCCCGACGCCCGGGACCGCCGCCGCCGAAAGATCGTCGACGACCTGACCGCCCTGTTCGGCCCGAAGGCCCGCGACCCCATCGAGTACCGTGAACAGGACTGGTCGGCCGAACCCTGGCAGACCGGCTGCCTCCCCCGCGTCCCCCCAGGCCTCCTCGGCACCCACCACGCCTGGCTCACCCGCCCGATCGGCCCCCTCCACTGGGCCGGCAGCGAGACCTCCTATCTCGGCGAAGGCCACATGGACGGCGCCGTCCGCTCCGCCCACCGCGCCGCCACCGAGGTCCTGGACTCCCTAGATTGCAAGGCCCACGGCGCTCTCTGA
- a CDS encoding GntR family transcriptional regulator, with protein MPKWRQIIERLRRCIFLGHYPPGTPLLIRDIVCKFGVGRGTAQKVLRRLRDEGLVYMERGMGAFVSPRVSEN; from the coding sequence ATGCCGAAGTGGCGGCAGATCATTGAGCGGCTGAGGAGGTGTATCTTCCTCGGCCACTACCCGCCGGGTACCCCCCTGCTGATCAGGGACATCGTGTGCAAGTTCGGCGTGGGGCGCGGTACGGCACAGAAGGTCCTCAGGCGCCTGCGGGACGAGGGCCTCGTCTATATGGAACGGGGCATGGGCGCCTTCGTCTCGCCGCGCGTCAGCGAGAACTAG
- a CDS encoding HYD1 signature containing ADP-ribosyltransferase family protein has product MRKSHHAYELGAGRISVSQRPSNGNGSRILWHYTREENLASILKTRELRPSLRSRWSRDARYGDGQYLTDIPPGTMPGSRLAFYLVRRPEEAWRFTHYLGLDVTGLVVVRCRRHVYRIPGHEPLDLKGRIVMWGVNRSRVVPQGSVEP; this is encoded by the coding sequence ATGCGCAAGAGTCACCACGCCTACGAGCTGGGCGCCGGTAGGATCTCCGTGAGCCAGCGTCCGTCCAACGGCAACGGCAGCCGGATTCTGTGGCACTACACAAGGGAAGAGAATCTCGCGTCGATCTTGAAGACCCGCGAGCTGAGGCCTTCGTTGCGCTCGAGATGGTCCAGGGATGCCCGCTATGGCGATGGGCAGTACCTGACGGACATACCGCCGGGAACGATGCCCGGATCGCGGCTTGCCTTCTACCTTGTGCGTCGTCCCGAGGAAGCATGGCGCTTCACCCACTACCTTGGATTGGATGTGACCGGACTGGTTGTGGTCCGCTGCAGACGCCACGTGTACCGCATCCCCGGTCATGAACCGCTCGATCTGAAGGGCCGGATCGTAATGTGGGGGGTGAACAGATCTCGTGTGGTACCTCAAGGTAGCGTGGAGCCATAG
- a CDS encoding DUF6881 domain-containing protein, whose translation MWYLKVAWSHSHADEPIELYSEVGDDGYETRKVQLFRDGRLEWANAETETDLTGLSECPVGSIEEIDSTPELSASTISKEEFEDIWRQAGGPTGE comes from the coding sequence GTGTGGTACCTCAAGGTAGCGTGGAGCCATAGCCATGCCGACGAGCCCATAGAGCTATACAGCGAGGTCGGCGACGATGGTTACGAGACTCGGAAAGTGCAGCTATTCCGTGATGGCCGGCTGGAGTGGGCAAACGCAGAAACGGAGACGGATCTGACCGGCTTGTCGGAATGCCCGGTGGGTTCAATAGAAGAGATTGACTCAACCCCCGAGCTGTCCGCCTCCACAATATCGAAAGAAGAGTTCGAGGATATTTGGCGCCAGGCTGGGGGTCCGACAGGAGAGTGA
- a CDS encoding DEAD/DEAH box helicase translates to MAAGDDEGKLVPDSGSAPSLTISFAGDVTKAVLRARPDCHEDLKRLALRFRTGVMRISGELEVDIEDLLLNLAALASWPENNSVRWDEHLARFATDTARDAQLMAARLEGIGPSAEVAPEEVPDLLGEGWKAPLTPFQLRDIARLLSLKHGANFSVPGAGKTRVALAVFHVLRSRGIERLLIVCPKSAYESWTFENQHCLAEPLHMEVFGKNNSPSTESFLVNYERLRNDGVTNYLGQWLSARPSMLILDEAHRMKLGAEGIYGSACFALGPRARHRLILTGTPAPNGAKDLENLFSFVWPGIGRQKVVQAVGGGDLVKASRVLRPLFTRTTKKELGLPPVKTRIRALDLPPLHQEIYDALRGQFSVRAKGHEGDFMALGKISLYMLMAAISPALLVAGTTPYEPLLYRVPPLEIPPDSHLAELMRNLPDYELSPKYREAVAIVADNASKGRKTLVWSTFVRSLNTLSKLLQQFRPALVHSGTKDRDAEISRFRNDPDCMVLLSNPATLGEGISLHHTCHDAVYIDRDFAAGRFLQSLDRIHRLGLDPDTETRVTILACAGTIDEVVEQRLAAKLEFMGSILDDPTVRELADLYEEPAVGGGLDEKDLQALLGHLSA, encoded by the coding sequence GTGGCTGCTGGAGACGACGAGGGAAAGCTAGTGCCTGATAGCGGATCGGCGCCGAGCCTAACAATCAGCTTCGCCGGCGACGTGACCAAGGCTGTTCTGCGCGCAAGACCCGACTGTCATGAGGATCTCAAACGACTTGCGCTGAGGTTCCGGACCGGTGTCATGCGCATCTCGGGCGAGCTAGAGGTCGACATCGAAGACCTCCTGCTTAATCTGGCAGCCCTAGCGTCATGGCCAGAAAATAATTCAGTACGCTGGGACGAGCACCTAGCTAGGTTCGCCACCGATACCGCGCGTGACGCGCAGCTAATGGCTGCGCGTCTCGAGGGTATAGGTCCTTCTGCTGAAGTCGCGCCCGAGGAGGTCCCAGATCTTCTCGGGGAAGGCTGGAAAGCTCCCCTCACACCTTTCCAGCTACGTGATATTGCTAGATTGCTTTCCCTCAAGCATGGGGCAAACTTTTCCGTTCCTGGTGCCGGCAAGACACGAGTAGCACTTGCGGTTTTCCATGTTCTGCGCAGCAGGGGCATAGAGCGACTGTTAATAGTCTGCCCGAAATCTGCATATGAATCATGGACTTTTGAAAACCAGCATTGCCTCGCCGAACCCCTGCACATGGAGGTTTTCGGAAAAAATAACAGCCCAAGCACTGAATCGTTCCTCGTGAACTATGAACGCCTCCGCAATGACGGCGTAACCAATTACCTCGGACAATGGCTCTCCGCCCGCCCTTCGATGCTTATTCTGGACGAGGCTCACCGGATGAAGCTGGGAGCCGAAGGGATTTACGGATCTGCCTGTTTTGCACTCGGCCCCAGAGCCAGACACCGACTGATCTTGACAGGTACACCTGCCCCTAACGGAGCAAAGGACCTAGAAAATCTATTTTCCTTTGTCTGGCCGGGCATCGGGCGTCAGAAAGTAGTACAAGCCGTCGGTGGTGGCGACCTTGTCAAAGCGAGCCGTGTATTGCGTCCGCTTTTCACTCGGACAACAAAGAAGGAACTTGGCCTCCCCCCTGTAAAGACACGTATCCGCGCACTCGACCTGCCCCCGTTGCACCAGGAAATCTATGACGCTTTGCGAGGACAGTTCTCGGTACGCGCCAAAGGCCACGAGGGCGACTTCATGGCACTTGGAAAGATTTCTCTTTATATGCTAATGGCGGCTATATCGCCAGCACTACTCGTTGCCGGCACTACTCCATATGAGCCGCTCCTCTACCGGGTGCCCCCCTTGGAAATTCCGCCGGACTCGCACCTGGCAGAGCTCATGCGGAACTTGCCTGACTACGAGCTATCACCTAAATATCGAGAGGCAGTCGCCATCGTTGCCGACAATGCCTCTAAAGGGCGGAAGACCCTGGTCTGGTCGACCTTCGTTCGTAGCCTTAACACGCTTTCCAAGCTGCTCCAGCAATTCCGGCCAGCCCTAGTTCACAGCGGCACGAAGGATCGCGACGCAGAAATTTCGCGATTCAGAAACGATCCGGACTGCATGGTTCTGCTTTCAAATCCTGCCACCCTCGGAGAAGGGATCAGCCTGCATCACACATGTCATGACGCGGTTTATATCGATCGTGACTTCGCGGCAGGCAGATTTCTGCAAAGCCTGGATCGTATTCACCGTCTAGGGCTTGATCCGGATACGGAAACTCGCGTCACCATCCTGGCGTGCGCCGGCACGATAGACGAAGTAGTGGAGCAGCGCCTAGCAGCCAAGCTGGAGTTCATGGGAAGCATCCTCGACGACCCTACGGTGAGGGAACTGGCAGACCTCTATGAGGAGCCTGCCGTGGGCGGCGGGCTCGACGAGAAGGATCTCCAGGCTTTGCTCGGCCATCTCAGCGCTTGA
- a CDS encoding ParB/RepB/Spo0J family partition protein, protein MAVSSGVPPQAEQIRKVVEERLKQAEIENGAKVTVDWRGEQRHLYVISMPVDMLYYNPYTHRIRAQRTFDPERNRILEEDPWSDEAQAYLADLLRRRPSNPNHTDPDYLALVRELEEFGQREPGIISPDGIIVDGNTRCVALRELGIPNMRVGVLPSDTTLQDITSVELALQLRRDRRREYSYINRLIAIEEQLANGRSEEAVARDFNIRVKTLRQDRWVYALIREAIERSRTENGAQLRLVDFEEHQEKLRELQRDYAKKAATDPEAAERLKEARLAMVILNLPKTSLRYAEEDFHSRYLDERLPDELRDIDQEDVGSVAIPGLPGVSVPDTKAWAKAEKALTDKLLKAYATINRDPSAADAKSASALITKARDSFDLAVRLAGQNAQLRKRQVAVQERLSEAAEFIKQCATEYAEAKAKRALDEEAFDEALIQLRESLARLARQASRSAHEPGEGVKWLLETTRES, encoded by the coding sequence ATGGCTGTGAGTTCCGGTGTTCCTCCCCAGGCCGAGCAAATCCGAAAGGTGGTTGAGGAACGCCTGAAGCAAGCTGAGATCGAAAACGGCGCGAAGGTCACCGTCGACTGGCGTGGCGAACAGCGGCATCTCTATGTCATTTCCATGCCCGTCGACATGCTCTATTACAACCCATATACGCACCGGATCCGGGCGCAGAGAACCTTCGATCCTGAACGCAACAGGATTCTCGAGGAAGATCCCTGGAGCGACGAAGCGCAAGCATACCTTGCAGATCTCCTTCGCCGCAGGCCGTCAAATCCTAACCACACGGATCCCGATTATCTGGCGCTGGTCAGGGAGCTGGAGGAATTTGGCCAGCGAGAGCCAGGCATAATTAGCCCGGATGGAATAATTGTCGATGGCAACACCCGATGCGTGGCTCTGCGAGAGCTGGGCATCCCTAACATGCGCGTCGGGGTACTCCCTTCTGATACCACACTGCAGGACATCACGAGCGTTGAACTTGCACTTCAGCTCCGCAGGGATAGGCGTCGCGAGTATTCGTACATCAATCGGCTTATTGCGATCGAAGAGCAACTAGCGAATGGTCGCAGTGAAGAAGCGGTCGCGCGTGACTTCAACATTAGAGTCAAGACTCTTCGGCAAGATCGTTGGGTTTACGCCCTTATCAGGGAGGCAATCGAGCGAAGTCGCACAGAAAACGGGGCGCAGCTGAGGCTTGTTGACTTTGAAGAGCATCAGGAAAAGCTAAGGGAGCTCCAGCGCGATTACGCGAAGAAGGCTGCTACCGATCCGGAGGCAGCTGAGCGGCTTAAGGAAGCTCGGCTGGCAATGGTCATCCTGAACCTGCCCAAAACTTCGCTTCGTTATGCGGAGGAGGACTTCCACAGCCGCTACCTCGACGAGCGGCTTCCGGATGAGCTACGTGACATTGACCAGGAGGATGTCGGCTCAGTAGCAATCCCTGGCCTGCCGGGCGTGTCAGTTCCCGATACTAAAGCATGGGCAAAAGCAGAAAAAGCTCTCACCGACAAGCTCCTCAAGGCTTATGCAACGATAAATAGAGATCCCAGCGCCGCCGACGCAAAAAGCGCATCAGCACTCATTACGAAGGCGCGCGACTCGTTTGATCTAGCAGTACGTCTTGCTGGACAGAACGCGCAGCTAAGGAAACGCCAGGTTGCCGTTCAGGAACGGCTCTCCGAGGCAGCTGAGTTTATTAAGCAGTGCGCAACAGAATATGCCGAAGCTAAAGCGAAGCGTGCACTGGACGAGGAAGCATTTGATGAAGCACTCATCCAGCTGCGCGAGAGCCTTGCCCGCCTAGCTCGTCAGGCAAGCCGATCTGCCCATGAGCCCGGAGAGGGAGTTAAGTGGCTGCTGGAGACGACGAGGGAAAGCTAG
- a CDS encoding very short patch repair endonuclease — MREIDRAQARKRAHERGIYPAPLNEGRSRNMQANRRADTKPEVALRKALHRMGFRYRKDLRLDLGDIKVRPDIVFTAKKVAVFVDGCFWHVCPEHGRQPTTNEWYWTPKLRRNMERDRRVNAALEAAGWRVVRLWEHEALDTAVAAVVAAVKPETEHPSETSGKD; from the coding sequence GTGCGAGAGATCGACAGAGCTCAGGCGAGGAAGCGGGCTCACGAGCGCGGCATCTATCCCGCTCCGCTCAATGAGGGCCGCTCCCGCAACATGCAGGCCAACCGGCGCGCGGACACCAAGCCTGAGGTCGCTCTGCGCAAGGCCCTCCATCGCATGGGCTTCCGCTACCGCAAGGACCTCCGGCTCGACCTGGGGGACATCAAGGTCCGACCAGACATCGTCTTCACCGCCAAGAAGGTTGCCGTCTTCGTCGACGGCTGCTTCTGGCACGTCTGCCCAGAGCATGGACGGCAGCCGACCACCAACGAGTGGTACTGGACGCCCAAGCTCCGCAGGAACATGGAGCGAGATCGCCGGGTCAATGCCGCGCTCGAAGCTGCAGGCTGGCGAGTAGTCCGGCTCTGGGAACATGAGGCCCTCGACACTGCAGTAGCTGCCGTCGTTGCTGCAGTGAAGCCCGAGACCGAACACCCGAGCGAGACTAGCGGGAAAGACTGA
- the dcm gene encoding DNA (cytosine-5-)-methyltransferase: MQLELSMAPDGQEPLKVVEICAGAGGQTLGLERAGFRHVLAIELDEQAAATLRHNLVKVLGYDEKEAEDTVRIGDVADPEVWDPDEYCGIDLLAGGVPCPPFSIAGKQLGATDERDLFAWAVELCGRVQPKALLLENVKGLSGSRFTAYRQRVLDRLREYGYITEWRLLQADDYGVSQLRPRFVLVALKPEYAEYFEWPAKNTERPPTVGELLKDLMAEGDWPPEKLEEWVRKANKIAPTIVGGSKRHGGADLGPTRAKLAWEAMGIDAKGVADGPPGPGNPRVKGAKYPMLTVEMVARIQGWYGEEFGQWEFLGGKTSRYRQIGNAFPPPVAKAIGVSIARALRKEGVRKILVEDTDTVHDPVYRVLRDSSRPLTVDQIVQRLAETRTPMDHPDVERHLNHLSRDFELKEVARSNGDVAYELGEFKAFLGQENHRRHDLFAKNRSKIS; this comes from the coding sequence GTGCAGCTAGAGCTGTCTATGGCGCCAGACGGCCAGGAACCGCTGAAGGTTGTCGAGATCTGTGCCGGCGCAGGCGGTCAAACACTCGGGCTAGAACGTGCCGGATTCCGGCATGTGCTTGCTATTGAGCTGGATGAACAAGCTGCTGCCACCCTGCGGCATAACCTCGTAAAAGTACTCGGGTACGACGAAAAGGAAGCAGAGGACACCGTACGAATCGGTGACGTTGCTGATCCAGAAGTATGGGATCCGGACGAGTACTGCGGCATCGATTTGCTCGCAGGAGGCGTGCCATGCCCGCCCTTCAGTATTGCAGGGAAACAGCTAGGGGCGACAGATGAGCGTGATCTGTTCGCATGGGCCGTGGAGCTGTGCGGCCGGGTTCAGCCAAAGGCGCTATTGCTGGAAAACGTAAAAGGGCTCAGTGGCAGCCGATTCACAGCATATCGGCAGCGGGTGCTCGATCGGCTGAGAGAGTACGGGTACATCACCGAGTGGAGACTGCTTCAGGCCGACGACTACGGGGTATCGCAACTTAGGCCACGATTTGTACTCGTCGCACTTAAGCCAGAGTATGCAGAATACTTTGAATGGCCAGCGAAGAATACAGAACGGCCTCCTACGGTAGGCGAGCTTCTCAAGGATCTTATGGCAGAGGGTGACTGGCCTCCGGAAAAGCTCGAAGAATGGGTGAGGAAAGCCAACAAGATTGCCCCAACCATCGTTGGAGGATCCAAGCGGCACGGAGGTGCGGACCTTGGTCCTACCCGAGCCAAGCTCGCCTGGGAGGCCATGGGAATCGACGCCAAGGGAGTTGCGGACGGCCCGCCAGGACCAGGCAATCCACGGGTTAAGGGCGCTAAGTATCCGATGCTCACGGTCGAAATGGTCGCCCGCATCCAAGGCTGGTATGGCGAGGAGTTCGGCCAGTGGGAGTTCCTCGGTGGTAAGACCTCGAGGTACCGGCAGATCGGAAACGCGTTCCCGCCGCCTGTAGCCAAAGCAATTGGTGTCTCAATTGCGAGGGCTCTGCGTAAGGAAGGAGTCCGAAAGATTCTGGTTGAAGATACCGATACCGTGCACGACCCTGTCTACAGGGTTCTGCGCGATTCGAGCAGGCCACTTACGGTCGACCAGATCGTTCAGCGGCTCGCGGAGACCAGGACGCCGATGGATCATCCGGACGTCGAGCGGCATCTCAACCACCTAAGCCGCGACTTCGAATTGAAAGAAGTCGCCAGATCTAACGGCGACGTCGCGTATGAACTTGGTGAGTTCAAGGCATTCCTTGGACAGGAGAATCACCGGCGTCATGACTTGTTCGCGAAGAACAGGTCCAAGATCAGTTGA
- a CDS encoding NgoMIV family type II restriction endonuclease, whose translation MTASFARELLGWIESKGKSKLVPNCADTDSDQSVRLASEMLNQLEVPAGVPSAVPKNPGPALETRVEDDLAKQLVQRQPDREWQVSRGRVVTDFLQYRHLDEVDTLVKRDPALAVTIGRDYLIRPDVTVGIASPDAGFPFLHAAISCKWTIRSDRVQNIRHEFNQLIRHRRGRLPHLVTVTAEPLPSRLQAIARGTGEVDAVYHIAYDALAAAVEKVGNATQRAAWHECTQQRRVLSYEHLVSTLVTW comes from the coding sequence ATGACCGCCAGTTTCGCCCGAGAGCTTCTAGGCTGGATTGAGAGTAAAGGCAAGTCGAAACTTGTGCCGAACTGTGCAGATACTGATAGTGATCAATCAGTCAGGTTGGCCAGCGAGATGCTCAATCAGCTCGAGGTTCCTGCGGGCGTCCCTAGCGCTGTCCCGAAAAACCCAGGACCGGCTCTGGAAACCAGAGTAGAAGACGATTTAGCTAAGCAGCTCGTCCAGCGTCAGCCTGATCGAGAATGGCAGGTGAGCCGTGGCCGGGTAGTTACAGACTTTCTGCAGTACCGGCACCTCGATGAGGTGGACACCCTCGTGAAGCGCGATCCAGCGCTTGCTGTTACTATTGGTCGCGATTATCTGATCAGGCCAGACGTTACGGTAGGCATCGCTAGTCCGGACGCGGGATTTCCGTTCCTGCATGCAGCTATTTCCTGCAAGTGGACCATCAGATCTGATCGTGTCCAGAATATTCGTCACGAATTTAACCAGCTGATTCGTCATAGGCGTGGGCGATTGCCTCATCTTGTCACGGTGACTGCGGAGCCGCTTCCGAGCCGTCTACAGGCCATCGCCCGGGGTACCGGCGAGGTTGATGCTGTCTATCACATTGCCTATGACGCACTCGCTGCCGCCGTTGAGAAGGTTGGGAACGCAACACAAAGAGCTGCATGGCACGAATGCACGCAGCAGCGTCGAGTGCTTAGTTATGAGCACCTTGTGTCAACACTTGTAACCTGGTAA
- a CDS encoding DUF397 domain-containing protein, protein MARIRDGTSRIQWRKSSHSGDTGNCVEVAFLPSGRIGVRDSKNPTGPILEIHGSDWRDFINWMRTNEMT, encoded by the coding sequence ATGGCCAGAATCCGGGACGGTACGTCCCGGATTCAGTGGCGCAAGAGTAGCCACAGCGGCGACACCGGTAACTGCGTTGAGGTCGCTTTCCTCCCTTCCGGCCGAATCGGCGTTCGCGACTCGAAGAACCCCACAGGCCCCATACTCGAGATCCACGGCAGCGACTGGCGTGACTTCATCAACTGGATGCGTACGAATGAAATGACGTAA
- a CDS encoding helix-turn-helix domain-containing protein encodes MPHYSIRLKWLGSALNKIRREAGLTIEAAAERLHWPQSKISRIENGMIRAHWGDIQDLLDLYAFDDPDQRKALIALAKSARERGWWHSYGANLAHPFADLLSLETTSKEIWSYENQVIPGLLQTKEYALAMVGGSRAWERREDVEKFVQIRTARQSVLTRSDPLNLWVVLGEAALRQMVGGPTVMHDQLRHLLTLAELPNLTIQVLPFSAGASTGMFGPFEVLEFPGPGVTEVVYLENLLGGLYLENETEVHRYRLAFQHLRASALPEADSLKMITMIAEEMSSDRPSADGQNPGRYVPDSVAQE; translated from the coding sequence ATGCCGCACTACTCCATCCGCCTCAAGTGGCTCGGCAGCGCCCTCAACAAGATCCGAAGAGAAGCCGGCCTCACCATCGAAGCCGCCGCCGAACGCCTCCACTGGCCCCAATCCAAGATCAGCCGCATCGAGAACGGCATGATCCGCGCCCACTGGGGCGACATCCAGGACCTCCTCGACCTCTACGCCTTCGACGACCCCGACCAGCGCAAAGCCCTCATCGCCCTCGCCAAGAGCGCCCGCGAACGCGGCTGGTGGCACTCCTACGGAGCGAACCTCGCCCACCCCTTCGCCGACCTCCTCAGCCTGGAGACGACCTCGAAAGAGATCTGGTCATACGAGAACCAGGTCATCCCCGGCCTGCTCCAGACGAAGGAGTACGCCCTCGCCATGGTCGGCGGCAGCCGGGCCTGGGAGCGAAGAGAGGACGTCGAGAAGTTCGTCCAGATCAGAACCGCTCGCCAGAGCGTCCTCACCCGGTCCGATCCGCTCAACCTATGGGTGGTTCTTGGCGAAGCCGCGCTTCGGCAGATGGTCGGCGGACCAACGGTCATGCACGATCAGCTCCGCCACCTCCTCACGCTGGCCGAACTACCGAACCTCACGATCCAGGTCCTGCCGTTCTCCGCCGGCGCATCAACGGGCATGTTCGGCCCGTTCGAGGTCCTCGAATTCCCCGGTCCCGGAGTCACCGAGGTCGTCTACCTGGAGAATCTCCTCGGCGGTCTTTATCTGGAGAACGAAACTGAGGTACACAGGTATAGGTTGGCGTTCCAACACCTACGCGCATCGGCGCTGCCCGAGGCCGATTCGCTAAAAATGATCACAATGATCGCAGAGGAGATGAGTAGTGACCGGCCCTCAGCCGATGGCCAGAATCCGGGACGGTACGTCCCGGATTCAGTGGCGCAAGAGTAG
- a CDS encoding ATP-binding protein — MGLAVEAVVVRFRRGRTRGHGHAAGTALPYRRGEQGRDPVTISRTFAAAYDQVRAAREFVREQVGDHPRAYDLMLVTSELAGNAVQHGGRRDGTAQEFVVSVTVATDRVIVAVRDGGMTGIPHVLPYDEGSIGGRGLALVEMLSKRWGFERDTDGTVVWAELDESGGEEVPAPIIPW, encoded by the coding sequence ATGGGGCTCGCCGTCGAGGCCGTCGTCGTCCGGTTCCGCCGGGGGCGGACACGGGGGCACGGACACGCAGCCGGTACGGCGCTGCCGTACCGGCGGGGGGAGCAGGGGCGGGACCCGGTGACGATCAGCCGAACGTTCGCTGCGGCGTACGACCAGGTGAGGGCCGCACGGGAGTTCGTGCGAGAGCAGGTGGGGGATCACCCGCGTGCGTACGACCTCATGCTGGTCACCAGCGAACTCGCGGGCAACGCGGTACAGCACGGCGGGCGGCGCGACGGGACCGCGCAGGAGTTCGTGGTGTCGGTGACCGTCGCCACCGACCGGGTGATCGTCGCCGTGCGGGACGGGGGCATGACGGGCATTCCGCACGTGCTGCCGTACGACGAGGGGTCGATCGGCGGCCGCGGTCTCGCCCTGGTGGAGATGCTGTCGAAGCGGTGGGGGTTCGAGCGGGACACGGACGGCACCGTGGTGTGGGCCGAGCTCGACGAGTCCGGCGGCGAGGAGGTGCCCGCCCCGATCATCCCCTGGTGA
- a CDS encoding PPOX class F420-dependent oxidoreductase gives MSDASYDLRDLLAQSRLGVLATIKPDGRPQLSPVTPYYDREANVIYISTTEDRIKTKNLRRDPRAALEVTSADGWSWATAEGTVTIIGPSTDPYGPEVEALVEYYRKAAGEHPDWEEYRAAMVSDRRVLVKMTVDHVYGAKVR, from the coding sequence ATGAGTGACGCGTCCTACGATCTCCGCGACCTGCTCGCGCAGAGCAGGCTCGGCGTGCTCGCGACGATCAAGCCGGACGGCCGTCCGCAGCTCTCGCCCGTGACGCCGTACTACGACCGCGAGGCGAACGTCATCTACATCTCGACGACCGAGGACCGGATCAAGACGAAGAACCTGCGCCGCGACCCCCGCGCGGCGCTCGAGGTCACCAGCGCGGACGGCTGGTCGTGGGCGACCGCCGAGGGCACGGTGACGATCATCGGGCCGAGCACCGATCCGTACGGCCCGGAGGTCGAGGCCCTGGTGGAGTACTACCGCAAGGCCGCCGGGGAGCACCCGGACTGGGAGGAGTACCGGGCCGCCATGGTCTCCGATCGCAGGGTGCTCGTGAAGATGACGGTCGACCACGTGTACGGAGCCAAGGTCCGCTGA